The sequence below is a genomic window from Chloroflexota bacterium.
AGCCTGGCCCTACGTCTCGGCCCAGATAGCGGCCGAGATGGGGGTGCGCCTGGTCTGCGGGGCTATGCCGTTGTCGAGTTGGTTTGGCACCGAGGTACCCGTTGATCTGGAATCTGTCGGGGATATGACCAGAAAGATAAAGGAGCAGTATAGTCGAGAGGGTTTGGTATCCGTCTTTATGGGGGCGCACTCGACCTATACCTGTTCAAGCGAGCTGCTCGCTCGCTCCAAAGAATGGGCCAACCGGCTGGGCATCGATTTTAATCTCCATCTGGCCGAGTCCAGGCGGGAAGTACAGGCGATACAGGAGCAGTTTGGCAAAACACCCGTGCAGTACGTTCATGATCTGGGCATCTTGGACGAGCATACCATCGCCGACCATTGTGTATGGCTGAACGATGAGGATATTCGTATCTTCAAGGAGAGCGGTGCCCGGGTGGCCCATTGTCCGATCAGCAACGCCAAGCTGGCTAGCGGTGTGGCGCCGCTACCGCGTTACCTCGCCAACGATATTCCAGTTGGCCTAGGCACTGACAGCATGGTCAGTAATAACAACCTAAATATGTTTCAGGAGCTGAAGTTCTCCCTCTTGCTTCACCGTGTTGCGGCTATGAGCCCGGAGGCATTGACGGCGCGACAGGCGCTACGAATGGTGACCAGCGAGGCGGCCAAGGTAGCCGGGCTTGGGGCAGAGATAGGATCGCTGGAGGTAGGGAAAAGGGCCGATATGCTTATCCTGGATGTACCTCACCCTGCCCGACTGACGAAAGAGTTGGCTCTCTCCCACCTGGCCTTTGCGACGAGTCCCACGGATATCAATACAGTCATCATTGACGGGCGTGTCGTAGTTCGGGATGGTCGGATTGTAAGCATAGATGAGCAATCACGGCGGCAGGAGATCTACGCCCACTTCCGCACCAGGCGCAGGGATTAGAGCCAGTATCCCAGTCCCTGGATGCCTCACCCTATTTAGACGGTGGCCGGCCCCCCCGATGCTTAAAGCCCCAAAGCGACAGCGGCTTACGCAGACCCCACAACGCCAGCAGGCTTTCTCATCGATGGCGATGACCTTGTCTGGCAAGGTGATTGCCCCATAGAGACAGCTGATCACACACAAGCCGCATCCGGTGCATTTCTCGGCGACCAATTGGGGTGGCTTGAGGGCGGCCAGGTTGTAGGTGGAGGTCGCTACCCGTTGCGTGCGCAGCTTTAGCGTTCGTCCCTGGACATCCGCAAGCGAGTGGTAGTCATGGGCATCCAGCCACTTATTCATCTCCTTAGCTACTCGACCGAAGATGGTTGGTCCTCTTAGAATAGCTGCCGTGCAGAGCTGTACCGCCTGTGCCCCGACCATCAGCATCTCAATCGCATCTGGCCCATTAGAGATGCCCCCGACACCGATGACCGGGATGTTGACGTTGCAGCAAACATCGTAGACACAGCGCAAAGCCAGCGCCTTAATGGCCTGGCCGGAGAGCCAACCATAACCCTCCTTGCCTCCCATTAGGGGCCGTCCGGTCTCTATATCAATGCCAAAACAAGGTCCCATAGAGTTGATGGCCACCAGTCCATCGGCTCCGGCCTCCTCGGCGGCCTTGGCCGCGATGATCAGGTCCCGCACCCCTGGGCTGAGCTTGACGAAGACAGGGACATCCAGGGCCTGCTTGGCTGCCTTGATGGTAGCTACCATCGGCCCTGGGTCCTCACCCAGATAATGGGTAGAGAGTTCAACGGCATCGGCGAACGGCTTTATCTTAGGGGCTAATTGCTTTATATCGTCGGCCGTGTAGCCGAGCCCAACGATGAGCGGTATGCCCCTCTGATTACACGCTTTCCTTATCGCTGGGTATTCCTTCTCAACCCATTCCTCAGGCGATAGCTCTGACCATAACTCCGTGTTGAGAAACCCACCCTTAATCTCGGCCATGTTGGGGGTAGGAACATCAGCGGCCTTAACTGATATCGTCTTGGTCACGATGCCTCCTGCTCCGCCCTCGATGGCGGCGAGACAGCGCGCTGCGTCGCGCACCGGGGGCCCGGCGGCGGGCATAACCGGATTGGGAAACTTTAAACTGCAGATACTTACACTAAGGTCAGCCATAGTACCTCCTCAAGCAGAATAAATTTAGGACAAGGCCTTCTCCACATCGTCCAGGCGTGGCTCGATGGACATGGGCGACCCCACCGCCTTCAAGGCGCTCTCGATATCCTTCAGTCCATTGCCCGTAGCCAGGAGCACGATCCGCTCCTTGGGGTCTATCCTACCTTGAGCCAACAGTTTCTGTAACGCGGCGAGGCTGGCCGCCGCCGCTGGCTCAGCGAAGACGCCGGTGCTGCGCGCCAGGGTGGTTATCGCTGCCAGGATCTCCTCGTCAGTGACGCTTACAGCGAAGCCAGCGGAGCGGCGGACATCTCTTACAGCCATCACCCCGTTGCGGGGCAGGGATACTGAGATGCTATCGGCCAGGGTGTTGGCCTCCACTGGCCTGATCGTGCCGTCCGACTCCAGGGCGAGCTTGATGGCCTGCGAGCCCTCGGCCTGGCAGGCGACGAGCTGGGGCAGGCGGTTGATAAAGCCCAATTGTTGCAGGTCGTAAAAGCCCTTCCAGACACCGCTAATGATGCAGCCATCACCGACTGGCACGAAAACCTTATCAGGGACCTCCCAGTGCAGCTGCTCGCAGATTTCCAGGGCTACGGTCTTTTTCCCCTCGACCAAATAGGGGTTATAGGCCGTGTTGCGGTTATACCAACCGAACCTTTCGGTAGCCTCGATACAAAGGTCGAAGGCCTGATCGTAAGTCCCCCTCACGGCGAATACCTTCGCCCCGTAGACGAGCAGCTGGGCGATCTTGGCCTTGGGGGCCTTCTCTGGGACAAAAATGTAGCTCTTCAGTCCCAGGGAGGCGGATGCCCCGGCCCACGAAGAGGCG
It includes:
- a CDS encoding threonine synthase yields the protein MTTPHISPTHSPRNVRHLKCVLCGREFSPTETLYTCLACGPAGILEVIYDYPYIAQRFTKEMLAKNAERSLWRYAPLLPISDTERFPPLQVGWTPLYPVQRLRRQLGLEELYVKDDGRNPTASLKDRASAVGIVKALELGAKEVTGASTGNAASSWAGASASLGLKSYIFVPEKAPKAKIAQLLVYGAKVFAVRGTYDQAFDLCIEATERFGWYNRNTAYNPYLVEGKKTVALEICEQLHWEVPDKVFVPVGDGCIISGVWKGFYDLQQLGFINRLPQLVACQAEGSQAIKLALESDGTIRPVEANTLADSISVSLPRNGVMAVRDVRRSAGFAVSVTDEEILAAITTLARSTGVFAEPAAAASLAALQKLLAQGRIDPKERIVLLATGNGLKDIESALKAVGSPMSIEPRLDDVEKALS
- a CDS encoding 4Fe-4S binding protein, with translation MADLSVSICSLKFPNPVMPAAGPPVRDAARCLAAIEGGAGGIVTKTISVKAADVPTPNMAEIKGGFLNTELWSELSPEEWVEKEYPAIRKACNQRGIPLIVGLGYTADDIKQLAPKIKPFADAVELSTHYLGEDPGPMVATIKAAKQALDVPVFVKLSPGVRDLIIAAKAAEEAGADGLVAINSMGPCFGIDIETGRPLMGGKEGYGWLSGQAIKALALRCVYDVCCNVNIPVIGVGGISNGPDAIEMLMVGAQAVQLCTAAILRGPTIFGRVAKEMNKWLDAHDYHSLADVQGRTLKLRTQRVATSTYNLAALKPPQLVAEKCTGCGLCVISCLYGAITLPDKVIAIDEKACWRCGVCVSRCRFGALSIGGAGHRLNRVRHPGTGILALIPAPGAEVGVDLLPP
- a CDS encoding amidohydrolase gives rise to the protein MKRLLIEGGSIYTCDPEDRFLEDTDIAISDGRIEAIGKHLPSLGAECLEATGKVVMPGLINCHTHLFLSALRGYGEEGELFAWLQSLNPHIAAMSEEDRFYSTYFGFLEAVRTGATCLVDCSRAWPYVSAQIAAEMGVRLVCGAMPLSSWFGTEVPVDLESVGDMTRKIKEQYSREGLVSVFMGAHSTYTCSSELLARSKEWANRLGIDFNLHLAESRREVQAIQEQFGKTPVQYVHDLGILDEHTIADHCVWLNDEDIRIFKESGARVAHCPISNAKLASGVAPLPRYLANDIPVGLGTDSMVSNNNLNMFQELKFSLLLHRVAAMSPEALTARQALRMVTSEAAKVAGLGAEIGSLEVGKRADMLILDVPHPARLTKELALSHLAFATSPTDINTVIIDGRVVVRDGRIVSIDEQSRRQEIYAHFRTRRRD